The genomic stretch GCAGGAAGATATCGACGTATTCCACCGACACGACATTCGGATAGCTGTAACTCATCTCTTTGCGTAATTCATCAGCGAGAATTCTGTTTTTTATCGGTTGCTCAAATTCCTCAGCATCGAGAATAACTTCCTGCAAGGGATTATCAAGAATCTGGATGTGGACTCTCTGCAACATCTATCATCCTCCTCACAAAAAAGGAAATTCCACAATCACCGCAAGAAACTCTCAGGGGATCAGAGGGTTGGCCGGAGATGCCGAACCCGTCCCAGAGCTCACAAGCATGTTGTCTATAAGCCGAATATTTCCAATCTTAACGGCAAGCGCGAGCAACACCTCTCCGTTTATCCGTTCAACCTCATTAAGCGTCCGGGGGTCATATACCGAACAATATTGTACCTCCGAAACCAAAGGTTCCGCGCCGAGTACATCCATCATGAGCTTCTTTACGCTTGACCCTTGTATTATACCAGACTTAACCGCAGCAGACGCTTCCAGGAGAGACCTATGAATTGCGCTCGCCGCTTTTCGTTCTTCCTGCGTAAGATAGGCGTTTCGCGAGCTCATCGCGAGACCATCGACTTCCCGAATAACCGGACAAACAACAACATCTAGTCCCATATCCAGGTCTCGGACCATTCTCTTTATCACCAGAGTCTGCTGAAAATCCTTCTGCCCGAAATAAGCCCTCGTGGGACGGACGATATGAAACAACTTGGCCACTATCGTGGCTACCCCCGTGAAGTGATCAGGCCTCATCATCCCGCAGAGTCCCTCTGACAAGCCCCTCACATCGACCTGCGTCGAAAATCCTGCCGGATACATCAAGGATGCGTCC from Thermodesulfovibrionales bacterium encodes the following:
- the panC gene encoding pantoate--beta-alanine ligase, which gives rise to MEIIRIPRIMQDTSGGHLLHGRTIGLVPTMGALHEGHLSLVRMAKAENSITVVSIFVNPRQFGPAEDFSRYPRDPEGDAEKLSREGIDILFSPDASLMYPAGFSTQVDVRGLSEGLCGMMRPDHFTGVATIVAKLFHIVRPTRAYFGQKDFQQTLVIKRMVRDLDMGLDVVVCPVIREVDGLAMSSRNAYLTQEERKAASAIHRSLLEASAAVKSGIIQGSSVKKLMMDVLGAEPLVSEVQYCSVYDPRTLNEVERINGEVLLALAVKIGNIRLIDNMLVSSGTGSASPANPLIP